In a genomic window of Bradyrhizobium ontarionense:
- a CDS encoding MFS transporter: protein MSIVELADERSPAATRLGLHLALLQLVFTLLWTTYVIYLPKLAVQVGIAPSAVILILMMDQAIFTLSDTAMGIAADRIARVAVRFGIFIGLLTAASCATFVALPFVAASSSPAMFIGLIVIWAITSSVLRAPPLTLLGRHAARPRIPFLAALVMLGYGLAGAVSPYLGIVLRDHDPQLPFIISSIVLLLTALGLSRVPRDGGPTVKPASAPAGLKPFGRLHMLFVGAMVILALGYQLHFSINSEAFYLRLATPGDLPWLMPVFWIGFNIALFPASAVVKRRGGLIVMGIAGLFGAIAIVMAEIAGALNVLIVAQFIAGAAWGCMMMSAISVALWIGTRGAEGKETGLVFSALALATFARMAAVAGGLQKLPDYAPLVRWAPVACWLVAGAGLLVMAAVGLQGRRASPS, encoded by the coding sequence ATGAGCATTGTCGAACTTGCGGATGAGCGTTCGCCGGCGGCGACTCGGCTTGGACTTCACCTTGCGCTGCTGCAACTGGTGTTCACCCTGCTGTGGACCACCTATGTGATCTATCTGCCGAAGCTCGCGGTCCAGGTCGGCATCGCGCCGTCGGCGGTCATCCTGATCCTGATGATGGATCAGGCGATCTTCACGCTCTCGGATACGGCGATGGGAATTGCCGCGGATCGCATCGCGCGCGTCGCCGTGCGGTTCGGGATCTTCATCGGACTGCTGACTGCGGCGTCATGCGCGACCTTCGTCGCGCTGCCATTCGTGGCTGCATCATCCAGCCCGGCGATGTTCATCGGTCTGATCGTGATCTGGGCGATCACCTCCTCGGTGCTGCGCGCGCCGCCGCTCACCTTGCTGGGCCGCCATGCGGCGCGACCCCGCATTCCGTTTCTGGCGGCGCTGGTGATGCTCGGCTATGGCTTGGCCGGCGCCGTATCGCCCTATCTCGGCATCGTGCTGCGCGATCACGATCCGCAACTGCCATTCATCATCTCGTCAATCGTGCTGCTGTTGACCGCGCTCGGCCTGTCGCGCGTCCCGCGCGACGGCGGCCCGACCGTCAAGCCGGCATCCGCGCCCGCCGGGCTGAAGCCTTTCGGCCGCCTGCACATGCTGTTCGTCGGCGCGATGGTGATCCTCGCGCTCGGCTACCAGCTGCATTTCAGCATCAACAGCGAGGCCTTCTATCTCCGGCTTGCGACGCCGGGCGATCTGCCGTGGCTGATGCCGGTGTTCTGGATCGGCTTCAACATCGCGCTGTTTCCCGCCAGCGCGGTCGTCAAGCGTCGCGGCGGTCTCATCGTGATGGGGATTGCGGGCCTGTTTGGCGCGATCGCGATCGTCATGGCCGAGATTGCCGGCGCGCTGAATGTGCTCATCGTTGCGCAGTTCATTGCGGGCGCGGCCTGGGGCTGCATGATGATGAGCGCAATTTCGGTGGCGCTCTGGATCGGCACGCGGGGAGCCGAGGGCAAGGAGACCGGGCTGGTGTTCTCCGCGTTGGCGCTTGCCACATTCGCGCGGATGGCCGCGGTTGCCGGCGGCTTACAGAAGCTGCCGGACTACGCACCGCTGGTGCGCTGGGCGCCCGTTGCCTGCTGGCTCGTCGCCGGCGCCGGCCTGCTGGTGATGGCCGCCGTGGGATTGCAGGGACGGCGCGCGTCTCCGTCCTGA
- the alkB gene encoding DNA oxidative demethylase AlkB — MTADLFDGLETAGADREQLAPGAVILRGFARPHETELIAAIGAITAQAPFRRMVTPGGHQMSVAMTNCGSLGWVTDRSGYRYDPVDPESGKPWPPMPPLFRELAEQAATDAGFPRFAPDACLINRYEPGAKMSLHQDRDERDIGAPIVSVSLGLPATFLFGGLKRTDKTQRYRLVHGDIVVWGGPARLAFHGVAPLPDGEHGLLGRQRVNLTFRRAR, encoded by the coding sequence ATGACGGCTGATCTGTTCGATGGACTCGAGACGGCCGGCGCGGACCGCGAACAGCTCGCGCCGGGTGCTGTGATCCTGCGTGGCTTCGCGCGGCCGCATGAGACCGAGCTGATTGCCGCGATCGGAGCGATCACGGCCCAGGCGCCGTTCCGCCGCATGGTGACGCCGGGCGGCCATCAGATGTCGGTGGCGATGACGAATTGCGGCTCTTTGGGCTGGGTGACTGACCGCAGCGGCTATCGTTACGATCCGGTCGATCCCGAGAGCGGCAAGCCGTGGCCACCGATGCCGCCACTGTTTCGTGAGCTCGCCGAGCAGGCCGCAACCGATGCCGGCTTTCCCCGCTTCGCCCCTGACGCCTGCCTGATCAACCGCTACGAGCCTGGCGCCAAGATGTCGCTGCATCAGGATCGCGACGAGCGCGATATCGGCGCGCCGATCGTCTCGGTCTCGCTTGGGCTGCCCGCCACCTTCCTGTTCGGTGGCCTCAAGCGTACGGACAAGACGCAACGCTACCGGCTCGTTCATGGCGACATCGTCGTCTGGGGCGGCCCGGCGCGATTGGCCTTTCACGGCGTGGCGCCGCTCCCCGACGGCGAGCATGGCCTGCTCGGCCGCCAGCGGGTCAATCTGACGTTCCGCCGCGCCCGCTGA
- a CDS encoding 2OG-Fe(II) oxygenase, giving the protein MATFKQAALSIDPPAAAGIDAIDWALVEHELDARGCAVLTQLLRPDDCRALAALYPDDIHFRSRVVMARHGFGRGEYKYFSYPLPDPIAQLRPQLYAHLVPFANRWNATMGIDVQYPGEHAAFLARCHQAGQTRSTPLLLQYVEGDYNCLHQDLYGEHVFPLQVAILLSEPGRDFEGGEFVLTEQRPRMQSRAEVVPLRQGDAVVFAVHNRPVQGTRGSYRVNMRHGVSRLRAGRRHTLGVIFHDAK; this is encoded by the coding sequence ATGGCCACATTCAAGCAGGCTGCTCTGAGCATCGATCCACCCGCGGCGGCCGGCATCGACGCGATCGACTGGGCGTTGGTCGAACACGAGCTCGATGCGCGCGGCTGTGCCGTATTGACGCAGTTGCTGCGGCCAGACGACTGTCGCGCGTTGGCGGCGCTCTATCCGGACGACATCCACTTTCGCAGCCGCGTCGTCATGGCGCGGCACGGCTTCGGCCGCGGCGAGTACAAATATTTCAGCTATCCGCTGCCGGATCCGATCGCGCAGCTGCGGCCTCAGCTCTATGCGCATCTGGTCCCGTTCGCCAACCGCTGGAACGCGACGATGGGGATCGATGTCCAATACCCGGGCGAGCACGCAGCGTTCCTTGCCCGCTGCCATCAGGCCGGCCAGACAAGGTCGACGCCGTTGCTGCTGCAATATGTCGAGGGCGACTACAACTGCCTGCACCAGGACCTCTATGGTGAGCACGTGTTTCCGCTGCAGGTCGCAATCCTTCTGTCCGAGCCGGGGCGCGATTTCGAGGGTGGCGAGTTCGTCTTGACCGAACAGCGGCCGCGCATGCAGTCGCGCGCGGAAGTGGTGCCGCTGCGGCAGGGCGATGCCGTGGTGTTCGCGGTCCACAATCGCCCGGTGCAGGGCACGCGCGGCAGCTACCGCGTCAACATGCGCCACGGCGTCAGCCGGCTGCGCGCCGGCCGGCGCCATACGCTGGGCGTGATCTTTCACGATGCGAAGTGA
- a CDS encoding transglycosylase domain-containing protein, with amino-acid sequence MLSIAVVLRIYAEVYTIWYAEYHLGVPTEAELAARPANGHLCVDEAGTPYVPLADMPLHLRQTAIASNGADFLTRPNLMLPAMLAALVKGDGRRPDSRITFQVTRNCLHVLAPECCRGLDWHVGSLVFMGRLERTLSRERILESYLNDTYLGRGTVGVAAAAGAYFDKSLADLKVEDIAFLIARFRYPPYRRLEHSGRDVIIDRMLSAGFIDQAQAAAAKAAPLPAIDRQPRHP; translated from the coding sequence GTGCTCTCGATCGCCGTCGTGCTGCGGATTTACGCCGAGGTCTATACGATCTGGTACGCCGAGTATCACCTCGGCGTGCCCACGGAAGCCGAGCTCGCGGCACGTCCTGCCAATGGCCATCTCTGTGTGGACGAAGCTGGAACTCCCTACGTTCCGCTGGCTGACATGCCGCTGCATCTGCGCCAGACTGCCATTGCATCAAATGGCGCCGACTTCCTCACGCGGCCCAATCTCATGCTGCCGGCGATGTTGGCAGCCCTTGTCAAGGGTGACGGACGCCGCCCCGATTCGAGGATCACCTTTCAGGTCACCCGCAATTGCCTGCATGTTCTGGCTCCCGAATGTTGCCGCGGCCTGGACTGGCACGTCGGCAGCCTCGTCTTCATGGGACGTCTCGAGCGGACCCTGTCGCGCGAGCGTATCCTGGAATCGTATTTGAATGACACCTATCTCGGCCGCGGCACCGTTGGCGTCGCAGCCGCGGCCGGCGCGTATTTCGACAAATCCCTGGCTGATCTCAAGGTCGAAGACATCGCTTTTCTCATCGCCCGCTTTCGGTATCCCCCGTACCGCCGTCTGGAGCACAGCGGCCGCGACGTCATCATCGACCGGATGCTGTCCGCCGGCTTCATCGACCAGGCCCAGGCCGCGGCGGCCAAGGCCGCCCCGCTCCCCGCCATCGATCGGCAGCCACGCCATCCCTGA
- a CDS encoding amidase has protein sequence MTASNPTLAALADDLAAGRTTARKLVEACLARIADPAGEGQRAFIHVDKEAALAAADGMDALRKANAAPSPFAGIPVSVKDLFDIKGQVTRAGSRALEDSAPAEADAPVVARLRRAGFVVIGRTNMTEFAYSGIGINPHFGTPKSAWKREVGHVPGGSSSGAAVSVVDRMAYGALGTDTGGSCRIPAAFNGIVGYKPTQARVPLDGGVPLSTSLDSFGPLANTVACCAVLDSVLADEPVQPLAARPVKGLRLAVPTTVVLDELDAEVANTFARALETLAKQGALIERIEFPEFLDVGIIGMKGGFAAAESYAWHRFLLTAKGDVYDPRVSVRIMRGEAITVPDYIEMLNGRRSLVTRAAARIAPYDALVMPTTANTPPVIADLADDQVFARENIRALRNCTFINMIDGCAISLPAHRHGEVPVGLMLAQSGGNDRKLLEIAAGVEGVVRG, from the coding sequence ATGACCGCTTCAAATCCGACCCTTGCCGCGCTGGCCGACGATCTCGCCGCCGGCCGCACGACCGCTCGCAAGCTGGTTGAGGCATGCCTGGCCCGGATCGCTGATCCGGCCGGAGAAGGGCAGCGCGCTTTCATTCACGTCGACAAGGAGGCGGCGCTGGCGGCGGCCGACGGCATGGACGCGCTGCGCAAGGCCAATGCGGCGCCGTCGCCCTTCGCCGGCATTCCGGTCTCGGTCAAGGACCTGTTCGACATCAAGGGGCAGGTGACGCGCGCCGGTTCGCGCGCCCTAGAAGACTCCGCGCCCGCGGAGGCCGATGCGCCGGTCGTGGCGCGGCTGCGCCGGGCCGGCTTCGTCGTGATCGGCCGCACCAACATGACCGAGTTCGCGTATTCCGGCATCGGCATCAATCCGCATTTTGGCACGCCGAAGAGCGCCTGGAAGCGCGAGGTCGGCCATGTGCCCGGCGGCTCGTCGTCGGGCGCCGCCGTCTCGGTCGTCGACCGCATGGCCTATGGCGCGCTCGGCACCGACACCGGCGGCTCCTGCCGCATCCCGGCGGCTTTCAACGGCATCGTCGGCTACAAGCCGACGCAGGCCCGTGTGCCGCTCGACGGCGGCGTGCCGCTGTCGACCTCGCTCGACAGCTTCGGTCCGCTCGCCAACACCGTCGCATGCTGCGCGGTCCTTGACTCCGTGCTGGCCGACGAGCCGGTCCAGCCACTGGCAGCGCGCCCGGTCAAGGGCCTGCGGCTCGCGGTGCCCACGACCGTCGTGCTCGACGAGCTCGACGCCGAAGTCGCCAACACCTTTGCGCGTGCGCTGGAGACCCTGGCGAAGCAGGGCGCGCTGATCGAGCGTATCGAATTTCCGGAGTTCCTTGACGTCGGCATCATCGGCATGAAGGGCGGCTTTGCCGCCGCCGAAAGCTACGCCTGGCATCGCTTTCTGCTCACAGCCAAGGGCGACGTCTACGACCCGCGCGTCTCGGTCCGCATCATGCGCGGCGAGGCGATCACGGTGCCTGACTACATCGAGATGCTCAACGGTCGCCGGTCTTTGGTGACGCGCGCTGCGGCGCGGATCGCGCCCTACGATGCGCTGGTCATGCCAACCACCGCCAACACGCCGCCTGTCATTGCCGACCTCGCCGACGACCAGGTCTTCGCGCGCGAGAACATCCGCGCCCTGCGCAATTGCACCTTCATCAACATGATCGACGGCTGCGCGATCTCGCTGCCGGCGCATCGCCATGGCGAGGTCCCGGTGGGGCTGATGTTGGCGCAGTCCGGCGGCAACGACCGCAAGCTGCTGGAGATCGCGGCGGGGGTTGAGGGCGTGGTGCGGGGCTGA
- a CDS encoding AtuA-related protein, producing the protein MKLRDIAHSRTGDKGDTSNISVIAYDPKDYPLLLTQVTAERVKAHFAGIVHGEVVRYELPNIAALNFVMSRALGGGVTRSLALDAHGKSLSSALLDLDIAADAADDTR; encoded by the coding sequence ATGAAGCTGCGTGACATCGCCCATTCCAGGACCGGCGACAAAGGTGACACGTCGAACATCTCGGTGATCGCCTACGACCCCAAGGACTACCCGTTGCTGCTGACGCAGGTGACCGCCGAGCGGGTCAAGGCGCACTTCGCCGGCATTGTCCACGGCGAGGTGGTCCGCTATGAGCTGCCCAACATTGCGGCGCTGAATTTCGTGATGAGCCGGGCGCTCGGCGGCGGGGTCACCCGCTCGCTGGCGCTGGATGCGCATGGCAAATCACTGAGTTCCGCGCTGCTTGACCTGGACATCGCGGCCGATGCCGCGGACGACACGAGATAG
- a CDS encoding Zn-ribbon domain-containing OB-fold protein, with product MAEPMRARPKPTPETQHFWDGTRAGELRLQRCDACAHVYFPPRPFCPSCASRKVSVFKATGKGTLYSYVINHRPAAPGFTPPYAIAVVALEEGPRMMSNITDCPQTPEALELDMALEVTFEKLDEQITLPLFRPAKG from the coding sequence ATGGCCGAGCCGATGCGCGCACGTCCCAAGCCGACACCCGAGACGCAGCATTTCTGGGACGGCACCAGGGCCGGCGAGCTGCGGCTGCAGCGCTGCGACGCCTGCGCGCATGTCTACTTCCCGCCGCGCCCATTCTGCCCGTCCTGCGCCAGCCGCAAGGTCAGCGTCTTCAAGGCAACGGGCAAAGGCACGCTCTACAGCTACGTCATCAATCACCGTCCCGCCGCCCCCGGCTTCACGCCGCCCTACGCGATCGCCGTTGTCGCGCTCGAAGAAGGGCCGCGGATGATGAGCAACATTACGGACTGCCCGCAGACGCCCGAGGCGCTCGAACTCGACATGGCCCTCGAAGTGACGTTCGAGAAACTCGACGAGCAGATCACCCTGCCCCTGTTCCGGCCGGCGAAAGGGTAG
- a CDS encoding thiolase C-terminal domain-containing protein, with product MRRNQVAVVGAAETTELGIIPTMSQIQLHADAALNAIADAGLKLSDIDGFATAVETPQQMCHYLGITPTWVDGTSVGGCSFMLHVRHAAAAIEAGLCKTVLITHAESGKSMIGKPPRSIPPDSLQGQFEAPFGVFGPPSMFPIPVLRYMKTYGITHEQLAMVAVVQREWAAKNPRAMMKDPITVQDVLNSRMIAYPFRLLQCCLVTDGGGALILTSADRARDFPQKPVYILGTGESVETPMVSQMETFNSSRAFKVAGPLAFKEAGISHADVDHLMIYDAFAHLPLFGLGDLGFMPPEETGPFIAAGHTRPGGKLPLNTNGGGLSYMHSGMYGMYALQESVRQMRGIAPAQVPNAKISVCHGVGGMFAASGTIIFTNER from the coding sequence ATGCGCAGAAACCAGGTTGCCGTCGTCGGCGCGGCCGAGACCACCGAGCTCGGCATTATCCCGACCATGTCGCAGATCCAGCTGCATGCGGATGCTGCGCTGAATGCTATCGCCGATGCCGGGCTGAAGCTGTCCGACATCGACGGCTTCGCCACCGCCGTCGAGACGCCGCAGCAGATGTGCCACTATCTCGGCATCACGCCGACCTGGGTCGACGGCACCTCGGTCGGTGGCTGCTCGTTCATGCTCCATGTGCGACACGCGGCCGCGGCCATCGAGGCCGGACTGTGCAAGACCGTGCTGATTACGCATGCCGAGAGCGGCAAGTCGATGATCGGCAAACCGCCGCGCTCGATCCCGCCTGATAGCCTTCAAGGCCAGTTCGAGGCGCCGTTCGGCGTGTTCGGACCTCCCAGCATGTTTCCGATCCCCGTGCTGCGCTACATGAAGACCTACGGCATCACCCATGAGCAGCTGGCGATGGTCGCAGTGGTGCAGCGGGAATGGGCCGCGAAGAATCCGCGCGCGATGATGAAGGACCCGATCACGGTCCAGGACGTGCTCAACTCGCGCATGATCGCCTATCCGTTCCGGCTGCTGCAGTGCTGCCTGGTGACCGACGGCGGCGGCGCGCTGATCCTGACCTCGGCGGACCGCGCCAGGGATTTTCCGCAGAAGCCGGTCTACATTCTCGGCACCGGCGAGAGCGTGGAGACGCCGATGGTCAGCCAGATGGAGACGTTCAATTCATCACGCGCCTTCAAGGTCGCAGGCCCCCTCGCCTTCAAGGAGGCCGGCATTTCACATGCCGATGTCGACCATCTCATGATCTACGACGCCTTCGCGCACCTGCCACTGTTCGGGCTCGGCGATCTCGGCTTCATGCCGCCTGAGGAGACCGGGCCGTTCATCGCGGCTGGTCACACGCGGCCGGGCGGCAAGCTGCCGCTCAACACCAATGGCGGCGGCCTGTCCTACATGCATTCGGGCATGTACGGCATGTATGCGCTGCAGGAGAGCGTGCGCCAGATGCGCGGCATCGCGCCGGCGCAGGTGCCGAATGCGAAAATATCGGTCTGTCACGGTGTCGGCGGCATGTTCGCGGCGTCGGGGACGATCATTTTTACGAACGAAAGATAA
- a CDS encoding SDR family oxidoreductase, giving the protein MTKLLQDKVIIVTGAGRGIGREIALLCAAEGAKVVVNDPGVASDGSGTSAAPAEEVVEEIKKRGGTAVANFETVSEAIPASKIVKTATDHFGKLDGVVNNAGILRDMIFHKMSIEAFESVIKVHLMGSFYVAHSAARLFREQESGAFVHFTSTSGLIGNYGQANYAAAKLGIVGLSKSIALDMGRFNVRSNCVSPFAWSRMIGTIPTETEAEKERVERMKQMGPEKIAPVVAYLLSDASKEVSGQIFAVRMNEIFLMGQSRPLRSVHRGEGWTPQTVAEHAMPALKPSFYKLDRSADVFGWDPI; this is encoded by the coding sequence ATGACCAAACTGCTCCAGGACAAAGTCATCATCGTCACCGGCGCCGGCCGCGGCATCGGCCGCGAGATCGCGCTGCTGTGCGCCGCCGAAGGCGCCAAGGTCGTCGTCAACGATCCCGGTGTTGCCTCCGACGGATCCGGCACCAGTGCCGCGCCTGCGGAAGAAGTCGTCGAGGAGATCAAGAAGCGCGGCGGCACGGCGGTGGCCAATTTCGAAACCGTGTCCGAAGCCATTCCGGCCAGCAAGATCGTGAAAACCGCGACCGACCATTTCGGCAAGCTCGACGGTGTCGTCAACAATGCCGGCATCCTGCGCGACATGATCTTCCACAAGATGAGCATCGAGGCGTTCGAGTCCGTCATCAAGGTCCACCTCATGGGTTCCTTCTACGTGGCTCACTCGGCAGCACGGCTGTTCCGCGAACAGGAGAGCGGCGCCTTCGTCCACTTCACCTCGACTTCAGGCCTGATCGGCAATTATGGCCAGGCCAATTATGCCGCAGCCAAGCTCGGCATCGTCGGGCTGTCGAAGTCGATTGCGCTCGACATGGGCCGGTTCAACGTGCGCTCCAACTGCGTCTCACCGTTCGCCTGGAGCCGCATGATCGGCACCATCCCGACCGAAACGGAGGCCGAGAAGGAACGCGTCGAGCGCATGAAGCAGATGGGCCCCGAGAAGATCGCGCCTGTTGTCGCCTATCTCCTGAGCGATGCGTCGAAAGAGGTCAGCGGTCAGATCTTCGCGGTTCGCATGAACGAGATCTTCCTGATGGGACAGTCGCGCCCGCTGCGTTCGGTGCACCGCGGCGAAGGCTGGACGCCGCAGACCGTCGCCGAGCATGCGATGCCGGCGCTGAAGCCGTCGTTCTACAAGCTGGATCGCTCGGCCGACGTGTTCGGCTGGGATCCGATCTGA
- a CDS encoding SMP-30/gluconolactonase/LRE family protein gives MTNSRHDVAQDSPAGADGFDRRTLLKGVAGFAAAAATVSPALARDYGPHAEPQRYPDPDIVVIDDKRFKAKVGNTTIKRLFTGCLWAEGPAWNTQGQYLVWSDIPNNRQLRYLDDDGHISQQFRKPSNESNGNTFDYEGRQITAERTRLVRFEHNGSVTVLAEKANDKPLNGPNDMVVNPNDKSIWFTDPGYGSINLYEGQNARNGSNQPFQKEAVYRVDAQSGAITKVADEPFKPNGIAFSQDYKKLYVCDTGITHYPNAKNVIWQYDINGDKLANGKVFIDMTLDGKSGFPDGLRVDIDGNIWVGAGWVGEGYDGVHIFAPDGVRIGQIKLPEICANVCFGGKKRNRLFMTASQSLYAVYVETQGAHIC, from the coding sequence ATGACGAATTCACGACACGACGTCGCGCAGGATTCGCCGGCCGGAGCTGACGGCTTCGACCGGCGTACCCTCCTCAAAGGCGTCGCAGGCTTCGCCGCGGCGGCTGCGACTGTCTCGCCCGCGCTTGCGCGCGACTACGGTCCCCACGCGGAACCGCAGCGCTATCCCGATCCCGACATCGTCGTCATAGACGACAAGCGCTTCAAGGCCAAGGTCGGCAACACCACGATCAAACGTCTGTTCACCGGCTGCCTCTGGGCGGAAGGACCGGCGTGGAACACGCAAGGGCAGTATCTCGTCTGGAGCGACATCCCGAACAACCGCCAGCTCCGCTATCTCGACGACGACGGCCACATCTCCCAGCAGTTCCGCAAGCCGTCCAACGAATCGAACGGCAACACGTTCGACTATGAAGGTCGGCAGATCACGGCCGAGCGCACGCGCCTTGTCCGCTTCGAGCACAATGGCTCGGTCACCGTCCTTGCGGAAAAAGCCAACGACAAGCCGCTGAACGGCCCGAACGACATGGTCGTCAATCCCAACGACAAGTCGATCTGGTTCACCGATCCCGGCTACGGTTCGATCAACCTGTATGAAGGGCAGAACGCCCGCAACGGCTCCAACCAGCCGTTTCAGAAGGAAGCGGTCTATCGCGTCGATGCGCAGTCCGGCGCGATCACCAAGGTCGCCGACGAGCCGTTCAAGCCGAACGGCATCGCCTTCAGCCAGGACTACAAGAAGCTCTATGTCTGCGACACCGGCATCACGCACTACCCCAACGCCAAGAACGTGATCTGGCAATACGACATCAACGGCGACAAGCTCGCCAACGGCAAGGTGTTCATCGACATGACGCTGGACGGCAAGTCGGGCTTTCCGGACGGGCTGCGAGTCGATATCGACGGCAATATCTGGGTCGGCGCCGGCTGGGTCGGCGAAGGCTATGACGGCGTCCACATCTTCGCGCCGGACGGCGTCCGCATCGGCCAGATCAAGCTACCGGAGATCTGCGCCAATGTCTGCTTCGGCGGCAAGAAGCGCAACCGCCTGTTCATGACCGCGAGCCAATCGCTCTACGCGGTCTATGTCGAGACGCAGGGCGCGCATATCTGCTAG